The Brenneria rubrifaciens genome has a window encoding:
- a CDS encoding acyl-homoserine-lactone synthase has translation MLEIFDVSFNLISNKEIDELFTLRKETFKDRLNWSVNCINGMEFDEYDGENTNYILGVKNKTIVCSVRMIEMKYPNMITGTFFNYFNEIKIPEGNYIESSRFFVDRERARALIGNNNPVCLMLFLSMINYARNYHYDGIYTIVSRSMLTILKRSGWRLSVVGEGLSEKNENIYLLFLPIDCASQHALIERIVKSKKTEPESFENWPLVFPIKKEEA, from the coding sequence ATGTTAGAAATATTCGATGTCAGTTTCAATCTGATTTCTAATAAAGAAATAGATGAACTGTTTACTCTACGCAAAGAAACGTTCAAGGATCGATTAAACTGGTCGGTGAATTGTATTAATGGGATGGAGTTTGATGAATATGACGGAGAGAATACCAATTATATATTGGGTGTAAAAAATAAAACTATCGTCTGTAGTGTGCGAATGATAGAAATGAAATATCCCAATATGATTACGGGAACATTTTTTAATTATTTTAATGAAATAAAAATCCCAGAAGGGAATTATATCGAGTCCAGTCGTTTTTTTGTCGACCGGGAACGTGCAAGAGCATTAATAGGGAATAACAATCCAGTCTGTTTAATGCTGTTTCTGTCTATGATCAACTATGCCAGAAATTACCATTACGACGGTATATACACGATTGTCAGCCGCTCAATGCTCACGATATTGAAACGTTCGGGGTGGCGTCTTTCTGTGGTGGGGGAAGGTTTGTCAGAGAAAAATGAAAATATTTATCTGCTATTCTTACCAATTGATTGCGCAAGCCAACATGCGCTCATTGAGCGTATCGTGAAGTCAAAGAAAACCGAACCGGAGAGTTTTGAAAACTGGCCTTTGGTGTTCCCGATC